The following nucleotide sequence is from Gordonia jinghuaiqii.
ATCGCACTGACCACCGGCGTCACACATCGCGAGACGGCCCGTAGCAGGGCCTCGTCGGAGAACGGGAGCAGATCTTCGACGCTGCCCCCGCCCCGTGCGATGACGATGACCTCGATGTCGGGATGGGCGTCGAGCTCGGCGAGGTGGGTGAGGATGCGGGCGACCGCCGTCGGTCCCTGGACCGGTGTCTCCCGGATGTCGAACCGGACCGCCGACCACCGGTCGGTGGCGACGCTCACGACATCGTGCTGCGCGGCGCTCGCACGTCCGCTGATCAACCCGATGGCGCGGGGCAGGAAGGGCAGCGGCCGTTTGAGGCGGGAGTCGAAGAGGCCCTCGGCGGCGAGCAGCTGCCGGAGACGTTCGATCCGCAGCAACAGCTCGCCGATGCCCACCGCCCGGATGTCGCTGACGCGCAACGACACCGTTCCTCGCCCGGTGTAGTAGCTCGGCCGGCCCAGCACCACCACGCGGCTGCCCTCGGTGAGGGGAACTTCGCTGCGCGCCAACAGATCTGGGCTACACGTGACCGAGATCGAGATGTCGGCGGCAGGATCGCGCAGGGTGAGGAACGCCGTGCGGGTGCCGGGCCGTCGACTGATCTGCGTGACCTGCCCCTCCACCCAGATCTGGCCGAGGCGGTGAATCCAGTCGGCGATCTTGGTGTTGACCGTCCGAACCGGCCACGGGTGTTCCGCCGAGTTCGGTGAGGTGGAACGTTGCGGTGTGGCGCTCGATTCGGGTCCGCTCACGCGCCCCTCACGCCTCGGTGGAGCGCTTGTTCTGCGAGGTGATCCGGTTCTCGAGCATCGTCACGAACGGCGCCCGGTTGCGGTTGCCCCTCTCGTAGCCGACGAGCGTCTCGAGATCGGAGGTGCTGACCGACCGCAGCCGCGCACGCAGCTGGGCCAGGGTCAGGCTGTCGTAGTCGATGAACTCGACGATCTCGGGCGCCTGACCATTCGAGGAGCCGACCGACACCCCGGCGGCGGGCACTTCGGAGACGAGCTCGTCGGGGGCGGAGCTGTAGAGCGCGAACCGTCCGGCGTCGGCTCGCGGCGGGGCGGCGAGGGCCTCGTCGGGGGCGGCCTTGTCGGCCGCCGCGGTGTCGGCGGCAGACTTCTTCGCCGGGCTCTTCTTCGGGCTCTTCTTCGCCGGGGCCTTCGTCGCCGTGCCCTTCTCCGCCCCGGCGAGCTCGACCCGGGAGTCCCCGTCGGCGGCCTCTGCGATCTCGTCGTCGAGGGTGGTCGGGGTGGGCTGGGCCTTGTCGACGGGTTGGGCCTTCTTGATGGGCTCGACCTTCTCGACGGGCTCAGCGGCGGCCGCATCGCCGGGACCCTCGAGCTCGTCCTCGTCGAACCGGGCCCACTCGGGCTGCTCGTCGGGCTTGTCGAACAGCATCTCTAGTGCGGCGTCGCCCTTGATGGCCAGTTCGGCGATGTTCTGCTGTGCCCGCATGCCGGCCTGCAGCGTCTGACTGACCGCCGTCATCGGCAGGGTGATGAGCAGCGCGGGAAGTTTGCGCGTCTCCTCGAGGGCGGTGACTATCAGACCTGCGGCGATCCGGGCAGGGTAGGGTGCGCGATCCATGCCAACACTCTGCCATCACGAGCAGGCCTGTGTAACCCGTACCCTGGGAAGCATGTCTGAGACCAAGCGTGTCCTGCTCGCCGAACCCCGCGGCTACTGCGCGGGTGTCGACCGTGCGGTGGAGACGGTGGAGCGTGCCCTCGACAAGCACGGGGCGCCCGTCTATGTGCGCAAGGAGATCGTGCACAACCGGCATGTGGTCGAGACCCTCGCCGAACGCGGCGCGATCTTCGTCGGCGAGACCGACGAGGTGCCCGAGGGTGCACTCGTGGTGTTCTCCGCGCACGGGGTGTCGCCGCTGGTGCACCAGACGGCCGCGGAGCGCAACCTCAGGACCATCGACGCCACGTGCCCGCTGGTGACCAAGGTCCACCAGGAGGCCAAGCGGTTCGCCCGCGACGACTACGACATCCTCCTCATCGGCCACGAAGGCCATGAAGAGGTCGAGGGCACGGCCGGCGAGGCGCCCCGACACATCCAGCTCGTCGACGGCCCGGGCAGCGTCGACGCGGTGACCGTCCGTGACGAGTCGAAGCTCGTCTGGCTGTCGCAGACCACGCTGTCGGTCGACGAGACCATGGAGACGGTCAAGCGCCTGCGGGAGAAGTTCCCGCTGCTCAACGACCCGCCCAGCGACGACATCTGCTATGCGACCCAGAACCGTCAGGTGGCGGTCAAGGCGATGGCGCCCGAATGCGATCTGGTGATCGTTGTCGGCTCGCAGAACTCATCGAATTCGGTTCGCCTCGTGGAGGTGGCCCTGCAGGCCGGCGCGAAGGCCGGCCATCTCGTCGACTACGCCCGTGAGATCGACGAGACGTGGCTCGAGGGAGTCACGACAGTCGGCGTCACCTCCGGCGCCTCGGTGCCCGAGGTCCTGGTCCGCGGTGTGCTCGACTACCTGGCCGAACGCGGCTACGGCACGGTGGAGACCATCAACACCGCCAACGAGACCCTGACCTTCGCCCTCCCGCGCGAACTGCGTCCGGCACGCACCTAATAGGGGACCGGACCCGATCCTCGGGTCGGACTCCGCTCAGAACTCGTCGGGATCGAGCGTGCGCACCCGACGGTGAGGTAGGGCGATCGCGAGGACCGCGGCGATGACCGCGACGGCGACCGCACTGCCGATGATCGCGACGTCGCGCGCCGTATTGTCCGGCGCGGGGACGGGCGGGGGAGCCGCGATCGGAGCCGACTGGGCCCTGACCGCCCGATCGGCCGGGAGCGTCGCGGTCAGAGCGGCGACCGGGTCGACGACGCCGTGACCGATCCGGTGATCATGGCCGGTGCCCGGTGAATGCGCGGTCTCGATGATCCGGTCCATCACCTCGCGGGCGGACAGGTCGGGAAACCTCGCCCGGATCAGGGCCGCGGTACCGGCGACATACGGTGCGGCGAAGCTCGTCCCGATCAGCGGTACCGGCCCCGCGTCGCTCTGCTGCGCCGAAGCGAGTCGGTCCGAACCTCGCCTGCTGTCGAGACTCACGATGTCGGTTCCCGGCGCCGCGACGCCCACCCACGGTCCGTGCAGGCTGAAATCGCTCGGGGTGCCGGTGTCGGCGTCGACCGAGCCGACCGTCAACACATACGGCGAATACCAGGCCGGACTCGCGATCGTCGAGACCGATGCCCATCCGTCTGGGTCGCTCGCGGCCGGGTCGGGATTCTGGTTCTGGCACGCACCGTCACGGGTGAGGTTGCCGGCCGCGGCGACGACCACGACGTCGCGGTCGTAGGCGTGGCGGATGGCCGCACCGAGAGCACGGTCGTCGACCTTCTCGGCCACCGGCGCGCATGCGACCTCGGAGATGTTGATGACGGTGGCCTTCAGGTCCACCGCCCGCACGATGGCGTGCGCCAGGGTTCGGACCGAGCCGTAGCCGGAGCCGACGACAGGTGCGGGGTCGGAGTCGCGCCGACGATCGTCCTTCTTCTCGAATGCGCTGCTGGACTGACGAATCGCGATGATCGACGACGCCGGGGCGACTCCCACGAAGGCATCCGAGGCGCTCGGGCGCGCGGCGATGATGCCCGCGACGAGCGTTCCGTGCGCATCGCAGTCCTCGAGTCCGTTGCCGTCGGAGACGTAGTCACCGCCCGGCGTCACTCGTCCCAGTCGCGGGTGCGGGGTCACTCCGGTGTCGATGACGGCGACCCGCTGGCCCTCGCCCCGGCTGAATCGCCAGGCCTCGGAGAGGTTCATCATCGCTTGTGCCGCAGTCGGTGTGGTGACGTTCCGGGTGAGTTCGGGAGTGTTGCACAGGTGGCTCTGCTCGGTCGGTTCCGGCGGTGCGACGGGCGCGGAACGGATCAGGGCCCCGGGGTCGATGCGCGGCGGGGTGGCAGCGGAGGCGGGAGACGACGACACCCCGAGCATCGTGGCGGCCAGCATCACGGCGAGGGCACCGGTGACGCGGGTACGCGCGCGGTGCATCAGATGTTCCCGCCCATCAGATCTCCCGGACGATCCGGTACAGGTCGAGCAGCCAGAGCAGGAGCGGCACGATGAGTGCGACGAGTATGTACTCGCCGATCTCGGCCCAGCGGCGCATCACGGGGGAGAAGTCCTGGCCGGGCGCCACGACGCCGAAGACCAGGGCGGCGACCACGAACACCGTACCCAGTGCGAATCCGATGACCGGCCACTGGTCGTCGCCGAATGCCAGGCCGGTGAGCAGGGCGATCAGCACCAGCGATCCACCGATGATCAGGGTCGCGGCCTGGAAGAGGTCACTGTGGGAACGGCCCCGCAGGCACAGCACGACGCCGATGATCGCGGCGTAGAGCGCGTTCTTCCACTCGAATCCGGCCAGCGGCGAGGCGGTGAGCACGGCTGCGACCGCGGTGACCGCGGCCAGTCCGCCGACGATCCCGGTGAGGTAGGCGTTGGCGATGTACGAGCGTCGTTCCAGGGCGTCGGCTTTGGGCAGCGCGGTCGCGCCGATGGCGCCGATGCCCTCGATCGCGGGCCGCGGCTCGATGTCGGAGACGTCGATGGCCGCACCCGCGGTCGGGACCGGTGGCAGTGGCAGTTTGGCGAGCAGGATCGTCGCGCGCGGGGCGAGTCCGATCATCAGCAGGCCCACCGCGGCGACCACCGCGGCGACGTCGGACACGGAGGCGTCGATGAGCAGCCTGGCGCCGCAGCCCACGGCGCCGAGCAGCGCGGCGCTGGTCACCGCGCTGTGGGCGGTCGCGCCGACGGCGGTCATCCGGTAGGTGACCACGGCGGTGACCAGGGTCAGTGCGAAGCCGAGCGTCAGGTGCGCGGCACCGAAGTGGCCCGGGGTCAGGAGCATGCCCGTCGCGAAGGCCATGGGTGCGGCACACACCGACAGGATCGTCGAGGTCGGTTCGTCCCGGTAGTACCGCGCGACGATCGTCGCGGCGGTGACCAGGCCGATGACGGCCAGACCCGACAGGCCCGCGAACCACAGTGCGTCGCTTGATGATCGGGCGGCGACCGGGGACGCGGCGGCGGCCACCGCCGCCACGACGGCCAGGGCATGGCCGAGGATTCGCGCGGCGACGGCGGTCCAGCCCACGAACTGGGATTCGTTCAATCGGGCGACCGCGTCGACCACGTCGTCGAAGAGCACGGGCGATTCGCCGGTTCGCGTGGACGTGAGCAGGAGCAGGTCGCCGTCGCGGATTCCCGACTCCGACAACGATCGATGGAGCGGCAGTGGCTCCTGTCCGACGAGTGCGAGCGTCCAGCGGTTCTGCCGGTCGTGCGGACGGCCGGGGTTGGCCGCGTCGGCGTCGGGATCGTCGGGGTCGTGCCGGGTGGGATTGCGCGACTCGATCTGTGCGACGAGGTCGCCGATGAGTCCGGCGACGGGGATGCCCGCCGGTAGCCCGACGTCGAGCTGGGTGTTCCCGCCCAGCACCGACACCCGCACGAGTTGCGGTTCGATCGTGGTGTCCGCGCGGCGACGGGCCCCGTTCTGATCCGCGGTCGTGGTCGGGTACCCCGGTGCGAATTCGTCCACAGGTGACATCAGGTCAATCCTCCCCCTGGGTTCAGCAGCTAACATAGCCAACTTCAGCGGGTTTGACCGCCGGCGGATACACAGACCGACACGTCAGGGGGAACGCGTGGTCACGACGACCGAGGGTTTCGTGCGTCGTCCGCGCATCACTCCGCCGCGCACGCCGGGCGGCGAGGTCAACATCCAGGCGCCGCCGGACGTTCCGCGTGTGGTCCCGGGGAACCTGCTCATGAAGCTGCTCCCGGTGGTCATGGTGGTCGCGGTGATCGGCATGGTGTCGCTGATGCTGGTCACCGGCGGCCGGAACATCCTGTCCAACCCGCTGTTCATGATGTTCCCGTTGATGATGCTGATGTCGATGTTCGGCATGTTCGCCGCAGGAGGGCGCGGCGGCGGCAAACGCGCCGGTGAGCTCAACGAGGAACGCAAGGACTACTTCCGCTATCTCGGGCAGCTGCGCAGTCAGGTCTTCGACACCGTCGACAACCAGCGCGCGGCCCGCACCTGGAGTCATCCCGATCCCCGCGCCCTTCCCGACGTCATCGGCAGCAGGCGGATGTGGGAGCGGCGTCCCGGCGACAACGACTTCGCCCATGTCCGCGTGGGAGTCGGCGTCCAGCGTCTCGCCACCCGGCTCATGCCGCCCGAGACCGGCCCGCTCGAGGACATCGAACCGGTGTCGATGGTGGCACTCCGACGTTTCGTCCGAACGCATTCGGCGGTGTACCGCCTGCCCACGTCGATCTCTCTGCGCGGCTTCCCGGCGATCAACATCGAGGGGGCGCGTCAGGAGACCCGCGAGCTCATCCGCTCGATGATCGTCGAACTGTGCGCCTTCCACGGACCCGACCACCTCCACATCGGCATCGTCACCGGCGATCCGGCCGGCGAGGCCTGGGATTGGGCCAAATGGCTTCCGCACGTGGGACATCCGACGCTGCGTGACGGCATCGGGCCGATGCGGATGATCTACCCGACGCTGGCCGACCTGGAGAACTCGATGGCCGCGGATCTGCTGGAGCGCGGCCGGTTCAGCCGGTCGGCACCGCCGAGCGGAAACCGCGCGCACCTGGTGGTCGTCATCGACGACGGCTATGTGGCCGGCGACGAACGCATCATCAACGACGCGGGTATGGAGGGTGTCACCGTCCTCGACCTGACGGCCCCGCCCGACGGTCTGGCGGTGCGGCGCGGCCTGCAGCTCGTCGTCCGGGGCGGCAAGGTCGCCGCGCGCAGCGCGGCCGGTGTCGAGGAGTTCGCCGACATGGACTTGCTGACCATCGCCGAGGCGGAGGCCATCGCGCGGCGGATGGCCCGCTACCGGCTGGCCACCGCGGCGACGCTGGCCAACCTCGAATCCGAGGCCACCTCCGCCGATCCCGGCCTGCCGGCGCTGCTCGGCATCGACGACGCCGCCCGATTCGACCCGGCCACCGCATGGCGGGGCCGCAGCGGCCGGGAACGACTGCGGGTGCCGATCGGCTACACCCCGACCGGGGCGCCGGTCGAACTCGACATCAAGGAGAGCGCGCACGGCGGCATGGGACCGCACGGCCTGTGCATCGGTGCGACGGGTTCGGGTAAGTCGGAGTTCCTGCGCACGTTGGTGCTCGCGATGCTCGCGACGCATTCGCCGACCGAACTCAACCTCGTCCTCGTCGACTTCAAGGGCGGCGCCACCTTCCTGGGCCTCGAGTCCGCGCCCCACGTCGCCGCGATCATCACCAACCTCGAGCAGGAACTGTCGATGGTCGACCGCATGAAAGACGCGCTGTCGGGGGAGATGAACCGCCGTCAGGAGGTCCTGCGGGCCGCGGGCAACTACGCCAACGTCGCCGACTACGAGCGCGCACGCGCCTCGGGCGTTCGCCTCGAACCGATGCCCGCACTCTTCATCGTCGTCGACGAGTTCTCCGAACTGCTTTCGCAGAAACCCGATTTCGCCGAACTGTTCGTCGCGATCGGGCGACTCGGCCGCTCGCTGCACATCCATCTGTTGCTCGCCTCGCAGCGGCTCGAGGAGGGCAAGTTGCGCGGCCTCGACTCGCACCTGTCCTACCGGATCGGACTGAAGACCTTCTCCGCCAACGAATCCCGTTCGGTGCTGGGTGTTCCCGATGCCTACCACCTGCCCAGCGTCCCGGGATCGGCCTACCTCAAGTGTGACTCGGCAGACCCGGTGCGCTTCAACACCTCCTACGTCTCGGGTCCCTACTACTCGCCGACCATCGCCGAGACCTCCGACGCGACGACCACCCCGTCGGCCCGGCTGGGCAACCTCAAGGTCTTCACCGCCCTTCCGGTACCCCTGGACTCCGGCGCCTCGCGTTCGTTGCTCGATCACGCCGAGAGTCTGCTCGACGAGGAGCCGCCGGCACCGGAGTCGCCGGCCGACTTCGAGCCGGTGTCGGCGCCCGTGCCGACGCTGATGGAGACGATCATCGGGCGCATGGCGACGGCCGGCCCGCCCGCGCACCGCGTGTGGCTGCCCCCGCTGGACTCCTCGCCGACCGTGGAACACCTTCTCGGCGAACGTGACTGGGCACGACCGGCGATGCCGGGTACGCTCGCGCTGCCGATCGGCATCGTCGACCGGCCCTACGATCAGCGGCGCGATCCGCTCGTCATCGACCTGTCCGCCGCCGCGGGCAACGTCGCGGTGGTCGGCGGTCCGCAGTCGGGTAAGTCGACCACGCTGCGCACCATCATCATGGCGGCAGCGGCCTCGCACACCCCGGAGCAGGTGCAGTTCTACTGCCTCGATTTCGGCGGCGGCAGCCTCACCGGCATCGCCGGCCTGCCGCACGTGGGCTCGGTCGCCTCGCGCGGCGACATGGATGCGGTGCGGCGGACGGTCGCCGAGGTCGGCGCGATCGTCCGCGCGCGTGAGTTGCTGTTCGCGCGGCTCGGCATCGAGTCGATGCGGGACTACCGGGCACGCCGGGCGTCGTGGTTCGCCTCCGGTGTCCTCGCACCCGACGATCCCCTGGCAGAGGACCGCTTCGGCGACGTCTTCCTCGTGCTCGACGGCATCAATGTGCTGCGCACCGAACTCGAGTCACTCGAAGAACAGATCACCGCCATCGTCGCGCAGGGGCTGAGCTTCGGTGTCCACGTGATCGTGAGCGCCTCCCGGTGGGCCGAGGTGCGCCCGGCCGTCCGCGACCTGATGGGAACCCGCATCGAGCTGCGGCTCGGTGACCCGTCGGACTCCGACATGGGCCGCCGCGCGGCGACGCTCGTCCCGCAGAACCGGCCGGGGCGCGGCCTCACCGCACAGGAACTGCACATGCTCATCGCGCTGCCCCGGCTGGACTCGGTCAGCAGCGCCGAATCGTTGCCCGCGGGCGTCGCACAGTCGGTGGACATGCTCGTGGCGGCCTACCCGGGACGGTCGGCGATGGCGGTGCGCAAGCTGAGCACCGAGATCGATTTCGACGCGGTGCAGCGCGCGGTCGCCGAAGCCGGGATCACGTTGTCGCCCAACAAGGTGGCCATCGGCGTCGGCGAGCTCGAACTCGCGCCGGTGATCCTCGACTTCGACGCACAGCCGCATTTCATGGCGTTCGCCGATGTCGAGCACGGCAAGACCAACCTGTTGCGCACGATCGTCACCGGTCTCGTCGCCGGCGCGACGCCCGACGAGGTGCGGATCGTCTTCATCGACTACCGCCGCACCATGCTCGGGATCATCGACGGCGACCACCTCGCCGGGTATGCGAGCTCGCCCGATCGTGCGGCGTCGCTGATGAACGAGCTGGCGGTCTACCTCAAGAGCCGGATGCCACCGGATGACGTGACCGTCCAGCAGTTGCGCGACCGCACGTGGCTGGCGGGTCAGCCCGAGGTGTACGTGGTGGTCGACGACTACGACATGGTGGCCACGTCGTCGGGCAACCCGATGGCGCCGATCGTCGAACTCGCCTCCCACGCCCGCGACATCGGCTTGCACATCGTGCTCGCGCGCCGGTCGGGAGGTCTGGGCAGGGCGATGTTCGACCCGTTGATCGCCCGGCTCAAGGATCTGTCGTCGGACATCCTGCTCATGAGCGGCGATCGCGACGAGGGGTTCATCACCGGTCGTTCACGGTTGCAGTCGCTCGTGCCGGGCCGCGGTGAACTGGTGTCCCGTATCCGGCCCCAGGAGATGATCCAGGTCGCCCACCTCCCGTTTCCGGAATAGGGCGGAGCACCCTCATGGCGGATCCCCGGTCGGCAGGCATCAGGGTCCCCGGCTCCGCACGTGCCGATCCGGGTGAGCCGATCGTGGTCGACCTCGCCTTCGGCCGACCCCGGATCTGGGAGCCGGACACCGGACTCCGTCACCCCGATCGCGATGTCCGGTACCTGCTCGACAATGTCGACGAGATGACCGTGGTGCTCGACGGGCAACGTGCCCACACCCGGCAGGCCTGGCAGCGAGTGTTCGCCGGGCTCGGTCTGGCCGCCTCGGGTGACCGGGCCCGGCCGATGATCGTCGGCCACCCGAGTACCTGGGGTCATCGGCGTGCATCGTCGCTGGCCGATGCCGGCGGACGGGTGCCGGTGGAGCTCGTGCCGCGCGCCGTCTTGATCGCGCGCAGCCACGCCGATCTCACCGTTCAGCGATGCGCCGTCGTGGAGACCACTCACATTCCGCAGCCGCCCGCCGACCCGGCGCACCCACGGCCTGCCGTCTGGGACGTGCAGATCGTGCGTCGGCGTCCGGAGGGCTGGACCGTCGAACGGTCCGGTGTGATCGACCACGACACCAAAGCCAAAGGCACACAGACTGTCTCGGCAGACCGAAGTGATCCGGTCGGTGAGTCCGTCGTCTCGGTCGTCGACGACACCGTCGAGGCCGTGTTCGTCGACGGCGACGACCCGGCCGAGGTGTCCTCGGCGATCGAGCTGATCGCGGCGCACGCCATCGCGGGGCGGGTGGTCGCGGTCGACCGTGATCTCGTCGTCCGGCACGGTCGTCGAACCGGCGGCACCGCCGACGACGCCGTTCCGGTGACCCGCGACCCCGCCACGGTCGCCGCCGCGACGGCCGGCCCGCGGGTCGCGTGGCGGGATCGCCGGGTGCTGGTCGGCGCGGCAGCGATGGCCGCGCTGGTCGTGATCGGGGCGACCGCCGTGGGTGTGTGGCAACGCGACACCGCTCCCGCCGCCGCGTCCTCGGACGTCGCTCTCGGACGCGCGGCGATGACCGTGCCCAGCGACTGGCGACAGACCGAGCAGGACACTCCGAGCGACACCACCGACGACCCCACCACCTCCCGGGCGGTGTTCGTCGACGCCGACGACGGCCGGCGCATCATCGCCGTGCTCACCGAACTGCGCAGCGGGTCGACCCGCGAATCGGTGGCGACCAGCCTGCGCAACCGCATCGATCAGCGCGGCGATGCGGTGGTGACCGAGTTCTCCGCCGCCACGCGATACGCGGGTCGTGACGTGATCAGCTACCGCGAGGCGCCCGCGTCCGGCGGCGCCATCCGCTGGTACGTCGTGGTCGACGGCGGATTGCAACTGTCGATCGGCTGCCAGGCCGGCACCGCGGCCGAGCCGGTCGACGCCGAGTGCGCGCAGGCCGTCCGGAGCATCCGCGTGGGGCAGTAGTGGGCGTTTTGACCCTGACCTGCACTCTCGCGTAACCTGGATCGCTGGTGCTCGGCGCCTGCCATACACACGTGTGTGCAGGTCAGCAGAGGCCCGGGTCCCCACTGGTCGCCGGGAACAACCTCCGCCGAACGCCTGACCAGCACCCAAAAGACAAGAGTTGAGGACCGACTGTGCCTACCTACACCCCGAAGGCCGGTGACATCACACGTACGTGGCATGTCATCGATGCCACCGACGTGGTGCTCGGCCGGCTGGCCGTGCAGAGCGCCAACCTGCTCCGCGGCAAGCACAAGCCGACCTACGCCCCGCACATGGACGGTGGCGACTTCGTCGTCATCATCAACGCGGAGAAGGTCGCGCTGACCAACAACAAGGCCGACCGCAAGCTGAACTACACCCACTCCGGCCATCCCGGTGGGCTCAAGTCCCGCACGACCGCCGAGCTGCTCGCGACCTACCCCGAGCGCGTGCTCGAGAAGGCCATCAAGGGCATGCTGCCGTCGACCAAGCTCGGTCACGCCATGGCTTCGAAGCTGAAGGTCTACGCAGGCCCGAATCATCCGCACGCGGCCCAGCGCCCCGTCCCCTTCGAGATCAAGCAGGTGGCTCAGTGAGCAACGAGAACATCAACGACGCCGTCGAAGAGGTCGTGGAAGTCATCGAGGCCGTGGAAGCCGTCGATCCGGTGGATGTCGTGGAGGCCGTCGAAGACGCCGCTGACGACTACGACGACGTCGTCGTCGCCGTCGAAGAGGTCCGTGAGCCGATCGTCATCGATCGTCCGATCCAGACCGTCGGTCGCCGCAAGGAGGCCGTCGTCCGCGTTCGCATGATGCCGGGCACCGGTGGGTTCACCCTCAACGGCCGCTCGCTGGAGGAGTACTTCCCCAACAAGGTGCACCAGCAGCTCATCAAGGCGCCGCTGGTCCTCGTCGAGCGCACCGAGTCGTTCGACATCTACGCCAAGCTCGTCGGCGGCGGCCCCTCGGGCCAGGCAGGCGCGCTGCGTCTGGCGATCGCCCGCGCACTCATCGACGTCACCCCCGAGGATCGCCCCGCCCTGAAGAAGGCCGGCTTCCTCACCCGTGACCCGCGTGCGGTCGAGCGCAAGAAGTACGGCCTGAAGAAGGCTCGCAAGGCGTCGCAGTACTCCAAGCGCTGATCTTGGCACGCCTTTTCGGCACCGACGGCGTCCGAGGCCTGGCCAACGCAGAGCTCACCCCAGAGCTCGCGTTGCGCCTGGCCTCGGCCGCCGCGGTCGTTTTCTCAGCAAGTTCCGGCACAGATTCCAACCGGCGCCCGCGTGCGGTGGTCGGACGCGACCCGCGGGCCTCCGGCGAGATGCTCGAGGCCGCCGTCTGCGCGGGGCTCGCCGCCACCGGCGTCGACGCGATCCGCGTCGGCACCGTGCCCACCCCGGCGGTTGCCTTCCTGACCGCGGACTACCACGCCGATCTCGGTGTGATGATCTCCGCATCGCACAACCCGATGCCCGACAACGGGATCAAATTCTTCTCCGCCGGCGGACACAAACTCGACGACGCGGTCGAGGACCGTATCGAGGCCGCGATGGACGAGGACTTCGACCGCCCGATCGGCGCCGCCGTCGGACGCATTCTCGACGCCCCCGATGCGGGTGACCGCTACCGCGGCCACCTCGCGCAGGCGATCGACACACGGCTCGACGGCCTGACCGTCGTCGTGGACTGTGCGCACGGCGCCGCCTCGCAGCTCGCGCCGCTGGCCTACGCCGACGCCGGTGCGACCGTCATCGCCATCCACGCCGAACCCGACGGCCTCAACATCAACGCCGACTGCGGGTCCACGCACATGGGCAAGCTGCAGGCGGCGGTGCTCGAACACGGCGCCGACCTCGGTCTCGCCCACGATGGCGACGCCGACCGCTGCCTCGCGGTCGACTCGACCGGGCAGATCGTCGACGGCGACGCGATCATGGCCGTGCTGGCGACCTCCCTGCGCGACCAG
It contains:
- the glmM gene encoding phosphoglucosamine mutase, which encodes MARLFGTDGVRGLANAELTPELALRLASAAAVVFSASSGTDSNRRPRAVVGRDPRASGEMLEAAVCAGLAATGVDAIRVGTVPTPAVAFLTADYHADLGVMISASHNPMPDNGIKFFSAGGHKLDDAVEDRIEAAMDEDFDRPIGAAVGRILDAPDAGDRYRGHLAQAIDTRLDGLTVVVDCAHGAASQLAPLAYADAGATVIAIHAEPDGLNINADCGSTHMGKLQAAVLEHGADLGLAHDGDADRCLAVDSTGQIVDGDAIMAVLATSLRDQGKLHDNVLVATVMSNLGLHLAMRDAGITVHTTAVGDRYVVEELRRGGYSIGGEQSGHIVVPGSGTTGDGTLTGLMLMARMATTSSRLADLAGIVTVLPQELINVRVSDKHAVAQSHSVNEAVAAAEAGLGETGRVLLRPSGTEQLVRVMVEAATAEQALSVARRLADVVRAAGA
- the eccCa gene encoding type VII secretion protein EccCa; the encoded protein is MVTTTEGFVRRPRITPPRTPGGEVNIQAPPDVPRVVPGNLLMKLLPVVMVVAVIGMVSLMLVTGGRNILSNPLFMMFPLMMLMSMFGMFAAGGRGGGKRAGELNEERKDYFRYLGQLRSQVFDTVDNQRAARTWSHPDPRALPDVIGSRRMWERRPGDNDFAHVRVGVGVQRLATRLMPPETGPLEDIEPVSMVALRRFVRTHSAVYRLPTSISLRGFPAINIEGARQETRELIRSMIVELCAFHGPDHLHIGIVTGDPAGEAWDWAKWLPHVGHPTLRDGIGPMRMIYPTLADLENSMAADLLERGRFSRSAPPSGNRAHLVVVIDDGYVAGDERIINDAGMEGVTVLDLTAPPDGLAVRRGLQLVVRGGKVAARSAAGVEEFADMDLLTIAEAEAIARRMARYRLATAATLANLESEATSADPGLPALLGIDDAARFDPATAWRGRSGRERLRVPIGYTPTGAPVELDIKESAHGGMGPHGLCIGATGSGKSEFLRTLVLAMLATHSPTELNLVLVDFKGGATFLGLESAPHVAAIITNLEQELSMVDRMKDALSGEMNRRQEVLRAAGNYANVADYERARASGVRLEPMPALFIVVDEFSELLSQKPDFAELFVAIGRLGRSLHIHLLLASQRLEEGKLRGLDSHLSYRIGLKTFSANESRSVLGVPDAYHLPSVPGSAYLKCDSADPVRFNTSYVSGPYYSPTIAETSDATTTPSARLGNLKVFTALPVPLDSGASRSLLDHAESLLDEEPPAPESPADFEPVSAPVPTLMETIIGRMATAGPPAHRVWLPPLDSSPTVEHLLGERDWARPAMPGTLALPIGIVDRPYDQRRDPLVIDLSAAAGNVAVVGGPQSGKSTTLRTIIMAAAASHTPEQVQFYCLDFGGGSLTGIAGLPHVGSVASRGDMDAVRRTVAEVGAIVRARELLFARLGIESMRDYRARRASWFASGVLAPDDPLAEDRFGDVFLVLDGINVLRTELESLEEQITAIVAQGLSFGVHVIVSASRWAEVRPAVRDLMGTRIELRLGDPSDSDMGRRAATLVPQNRPGRGLTAQELHMLIALPRLDSVSSAESLPAGVAQSVDMLVAAYPGRSAMAVRKLSTEIDFDAVQRAVAEAGITLSPNKVAIGVGELELAPVILDFDAQPHFMAFADVEHGKTNLLRTIVTGLVAGATPDEVRIVFIDYRRTMLGIIDGDHLAGYASSPDRAASLMNELAVYLKSRMPPDDVTVQQLRDRTWLAGQPEVYVVVDDYDMVATSSGNPMAPIVELASHARDIGLHIVLARRSGGLGRAMFDPLIARLKDLSSDILLMSGDRDEGFITGRSRLQSLVPGRGELVSRIRPQEMIQVAHLPFPE
- the rplM gene encoding 50S ribosomal protein L13, which produces MPTYTPKAGDITRTWHVIDATDVVLGRLAVQSANLLRGKHKPTYAPHMDGGDFVVIINAEKVALTNNKADRKLNYTHSGHPGGLKSRTTAELLATYPERVLEKAIKGMLPSTKLGHAMASKLKVYAGPNHPHAAQRPVPFEIKQVAQ
- a CDS encoding type VII secretion-associated protein, with translation MADPRSAGIRVPGSARADPGEPIVVDLAFGRPRIWEPDTGLRHPDRDVRYLLDNVDEMTVVLDGQRAHTRQAWQRVFAGLGLAASGDRARPMIVGHPSTWGHRRASSLADAGGRVPVELVPRAVLIARSHADLTVQRCAVVETTHIPQPPADPAHPRPAVWDVQIVRRRPEGWTVERSGVIDHDTKAKGTQTVSADRSDPVGESVVSVVDDTVEAVFVDGDDPAEVSSAIELIAAHAIAGRVVAVDRDLVVRHGRRTGGTADDAVPVTRDPATVAAATAGPRVAWRDRRVLVGAAAMAALVVIGATAVGVWQRDTAPAAASSDVALGRAAMTVPSDWRQTEQDTPSDTTDDPTTSRAVFVDADDGRRIIAVLTELRSGSTRESVATSLRNRIDQRGDAVVTEFSAATRYAGRDVISYREAPASGGAIRWYVVVDGGLQLSIGCQAGTAAEPVDAECAQAVRSIRVGQ
- the rpsI gene encoding 30S ribosomal protein S9, whose protein sequence is MSNENINDAVEEVVEVIEAVEAVDPVDVVEAVEDAADDYDDVVVAVEEVREPIVIDRPIQTVGRRKEAVVRVRMMPGTGGFTLNGRSLEEYFPNKVHQQLIKAPLVLVERTESFDIYAKLVGGGPSGQAGALRLAIARALIDVTPEDRPALKKAGFLTRDPRAVERKKYGLKKARKASQYSKR